A genomic window from Longimicrobium sp. includes:
- a CDS encoding DUF4344 domain-containing metallopeptidase, protein MLPPIPALRGLTLLSASLALGACDLPAAQAPAGVASVISSLRAEPAAATAMTGKFRVVYQAVDDSTYARWQDDFREARFLEGVAEWLNGWIALPNDVTIGFEKCGEPNAYYDPEKRAVSLCYELVDDLDAVLGGDGDEGAQAVSDALLFTTLHEVGHALVDVLDIPIAGREEDAVDQLAAVMLVDGSEEGSEAAVNGASGLAIDEGELDDLAFADEHALGSQRFYNVLCLVYGQDPDGYADWVRDGTLPAERAEGCEAEYADVSRSWDRLLEAYLRP, encoded by the coding sequence ATGCTTCCACCGATTCCCGCGCTGCGCGGGCTCACGCTGCTGAGCGCCTCCCTGGCGCTGGGCGCGTGCGACCTTCCCGCCGCACAGGCACCCGCCGGCGTGGCGTCCGTCATCAGCTCGCTGCGCGCGGAGCCCGCCGCCGCGACCGCGATGACGGGGAAGTTCCGCGTCGTCTACCAGGCCGTAGACGACTCCACGTACGCGCGGTGGCAGGACGACTTCCGGGAGGCGCGCTTCCTGGAGGGGGTGGCGGAGTGGCTGAACGGATGGATCGCGCTGCCCAACGACGTTACCATCGGCTTCGAGAAGTGCGGCGAGCCCAACGCCTACTACGACCCCGAGAAGCGCGCCGTCTCGCTCTGCTACGAGCTGGTGGACGACCTGGACGCGGTGCTGGGCGGCGACGGCGACGAAGGAGCGCAGGCGGTGAGCGACGCCCTCCTCTTCACCACGCTGCACGAGGTGGGGCACGCGCTGGTGGACGTGCTGGACATCCCCATCGCGGGGCGCGAGGAGGATGCGGTGGACCAGCTCGCCGCCGTGATGCTGGTGGATGGATCGGAGGAGGGGAGCGAGGCAGCGGTCAACGGCGCCTCGGGGCTCGCGATTGACGAGGGGGAGCTGGACGACCTCGCCTTCGCGGACGAGCACGCGCTGGGGTCGCAGCGCTTCTACAACGTCCTCTGCCTGGTGTACGGGCAGGACCCCGACGGCTACGCGGATTGGGTCAGGGACGGCACCCTCCCCGCGGAGCGCGCCGAAGGGTGCGAGGCCGAGTACGCGGACGTGTCGCGCAGCTGGGACCGGCTGCTGGAGGCGTATCTGCGGCCCTGA
- a CDS encoding medium chain dehydrogenase/reductase family protein — protein MRQVWITKRGGPEVLQVREAPDPEPGAGEVRIRVAAAGINFADILARMGLYPDAPKLPAVVGYEVAGTVDRVGSGVQGVREGDRVGAITPFGGYSSIVVVPAAQAIPLPDGLSFEKAAAIPVNYLTAWIMLAHLGCVRAGDRVLVHAAAGGVGVAALQICRARGAEVIGTASASKHDRLREMGAAHCIDYRTEDFEAEVKRITGGRGVDVALDAIGGESFGKSYRSLAPLGRLYVFGVSSFATGERRNVLSALRGVMRTPRFHPFPLMNANRGVHGVNLGHLWKETELLARGIGEILAGVRAGTLDPVVDRVFSFEEAGEAHAYIQGRGNFGKVLLAP, from the coding sequence TTGCGCCAGGTCTGGATCACCAAACGCGGCGGGCCGGAGGTCCTCCAGGTGCGCGAGGCGCCCGATCCCGAGCCGGGGGCGGGCGAGGTGCGCATCCGAGTGGCCGCGGCGGGGATCAACTTCGCGGACATCCTGGCGCGGATGGGGCTCTATCCCGACGCGCCCAAACTCCCCGCCGTCGTGGGGTACGAGGTGGCGGGGACGGTGGACCGCGTGGGGAGCGGGGTGCAGGGGGTTCGCGAGGGGGACCGGGTGGGCGCGATCACGCCGTTCGGCGGCTACTCGAGCATAGTGGTAGTCCCTGCGGCGCAGGCGATTCCGCTGCCGGACGGGCTCTCGTTCGAGAAGGCGGCGGCCATCCCCGTGAACTACCTTACCGCGTGGATCATGCTGGCGCACCTGGGGTGCGTCCGCGCGGGGGACCGGGTGCTGGTGCACGCGGCGGCGGGGGGCGTGGGGGTGGCGGCGCTGCAGATCTGCCGCGCGCGCGGGGCGGAGGTGATCGGCACCGCCAGCGCATCCAAGCACGACCGGCTGCGGGAGATGGGTGCCGCGCACTGCATAGACTACCGCACGGAGGACTTCGAGGCGGAGGTGAAGCGCATCACCGGCGGCCGAGGGGTCGACGTCGCGCTGGATGCGATCGGCGGCGAGTCGTTCGGCAAGAGCTACCGCTCGCTGGCGCCGCTGGGGCGGCTGTACGTGTTCGGGGTCAGTTCATTCGCGACCGGCGAGCGGCGCAATGTGCTGTCCGCGCTCCGTGGGGTGATGCGGACGCCGCGCTTCCACCCCTTCCCCCTGATGAACGCCAACCGCGGCGTCCACGGCGTAAACCTCGGGCACCTGTGGAAGGAGACGGAGCTCCTCGCCCGCGGCATCGGCGAGATCCTGGCCGGCGTGCGCGCCGGGACGCTGGACCCCGTGGTGGACCGCGTCTTCTCCTTCGAGGAAGCGGGCGAAGCGCACGCGTACATCCAGGGGCGCGGCAACTTCGGCAAGGTGCTGCTGGCGCCCTGA
- a CDS encoding flavin reductase family protein, translated as MIDPSHFRRVMGHFAAGVAVVTTLRDDGHPAGLTASAVCSVSLQPTLLLACVDRASETHRYVKGSGVFAVNVLEEGEGETLARRFGSSTTGDKFLGTAFHAERTGAPVLDAALAWLDCRVRNAYDGGDHTIFVGEVEAAETREGTPLLYYRGGYGRFAP; from the coding sequence ATGATCGATCCGAGCCATTTCCGCCGCGTCATGGGGCACTTCGCCGCTGGCGTGGCCGTGGTCACCACGCTGCGCGACGACGGGCACCCCGCCGGTCTCACCGCCAGCGCCGTCTGCTCCGTGTCGCTGCAGCCCACGCTGCTGCTGGCCTGCGTGGACCGTGCGAGCGAGACGCACCGCTACGTGAAGGGCTCGGGCGTCTTCGCCGTGAACGTGCTGGAAGAGGGGGAGGGCGAGACGCTGGCGCGGCGCTTCGGCAGCTCCACCACCGGCGACAAGTTCCTGGGCACCGCCTTCCACGCGGAGCGCACGGGCGCGCCGGTGCTGGACGCGGCGCTCGCCTGGCTGGACTGCCGCGTGCGCAACGCCTACGACGGCGGCGATCACACCATCTTCGTGGGCGAGGTGGAGGCGGCGGAGACCCGCGAGGGCACCCCGCTCCTCTACTATCGCGGGGGATATGGACGCTTTGCGCCCTGA
- a CDS encoding fused MFS/spermidine synthase, translating into MRPDRVRFGGLAARAALVGMAAGITLFAAGSLILYEAGGALGAAGGLAATFAVALAAGMWAGAPGARGDVAPTGRWLFAGLSLALGGLFAILWTAAGGERFGGPGRAAALLFMVGIPVYAAGFLLPALVAWERAAAGDDEDEDSFGLAGTAAIAVLVGLAVGAALAGLVLLPRVLPGPLLMVMGAILTLPLLFPSRPAPTTTERVLHETETPFNTLRVTETVFAEGRQPELKLYQDDEIESGELSRSGAPSFAYIAAAERWLGDTGRPGLSYLCLGGGAYTLPRRIAEKDPTARVTVVERDPEVTRVAYRYFGLRPEHGIATVHGDARAVAAGLPRASWDRVFLDVYDGTEMTPLHLVSEEAMRELGALLTPGGLLLMNAIGVAEGPGSVRLWSTVRTVAEVFPRVVVYSHMGRDFPDRQNFLLAAALEDGPAFPSRAGMFDLWPAAEWPRLPSIAVFRDREERSVSAREATRASELAATTAQSPPSRTPGRDLGAS; encoded by the coding sequence TTGCGCCCTGACCGCGTGCGCTTCGGCGGGCTGGCGGCCCGCGCCGCCCTGGTGGGGATGGCGGCCGGCATCACCCTCTTCGCCGCCGGCAGCCTGATCCTCTACGAGGCCGGCGGTGCGCTGGGCGCGGCCGGCGGGCTGGCGGCCACCTTCGCCGTGGCCCTGGCCGCCGGGATGTGGGCCGGTGCCCCCGGCGCCCGCGGCGACGTCGCGCCCACCGGACGCTGGCTCTTCGCGGGGCTCTCGCTGGCGCTGGGCGGGCTCTTCGCCATCCTCTGGACGGCGGCTGGCGGCGAGCGCTTCGGCGGCCCCGGACGTGCCGCGGCGCTCCTCTTCATGGTCGGCATCCCCGTCTACGCCGCCGGCTTCCTCCTCCCTGCGCTGGTGGCGTGGGAGCGCGCCGCCGCGGGCGACGACGAGGACGAGGACTCCTTCGGCCTCGCGGGTACCGCCGCGATCGCGGTGCTGGTGGGGCTGGCGGTGGGCGCGGCGCTGGCGGGGCTCGTCCTCCTTCCGCGCGTCCTTCCCGGCCCGCTGCTGATGGTGATGGGCGCGATCCTGACCTTGCCCCTCCTCTTCCCGAGCCGCCCGGCGCCCACCACCACCGAGCGCGTCCTCCACGAGACGGAGACGCCGTTCAACACCCTGCGCGTCACCGAGACGGTGTTCGCGGAGGGCCGCCAGCCCGAGCTCAAGCTCTACCAGGACGACGAGATCGAGTCGGGCGAGCTGTCGCGGAGCGGCGCCCCCTCCTTTGCCTACATCGCCGCGGCGGAGCGCTGGCTGGGTGACACGGGGCGCCCGGGGCTGTCGTACCTGTGCCTGGGCGGCGGCGCCTACACCCTGCCGCGCCGCATCGCGGAGAAGGATCCCACCGCCCGCGTCACCGTCGTGGAGCGCGACCCCGAAGTGACGCGCGTGGCCTACCGCTACTTCGGCCTGCGGCCGGAGCACGGCATCGCCACCGTCCACGGCGATGCGCGCGCGGTGGCCGCCGGCCTCCCCCGCGCCTCCTGGGACCGCGTCTTCCTGGACGTCTACGACGGCACCGAGATGACCCCGCTCCACCTCGTGAGCGAGGAAGCGATGCGCGAGCTCGGCGCCCTCCTCACGCCGGGCGGCCTCTTGCTGATGAACGCGATCGGCGTGGCGGAGGGCCCCGGATCGGTGCGTCTCTGGTCGACGGTGCGCACGGTGGCCGAGGTCTTCCCGCGCGTCGTGGTCTACTCGCACATGGGCCGCGACTTCCCCGACCGCCAGAACTTCCTCCTCGCCGCCGCGCTGGAGGACGGCCCCGCCTTCCCCTCGCGCGCCGGCATGTTCGACCTCTGGCCAGCCGCCGAGTGGCCGCGCCTCCCCTCCATCGCCGTCTTCCGTGACCGCGAGGAGCGCTCTGTATCTGCACGGGAGGCGACGCGGGCGAGTGAACTCGCTGCAACAACGGCACAAAGTCCGCCTTCGCGGACTCCGGGGCGGGATCTCGGCGCGTCCTGA
- a CDS encoding exonuclease SbcCD subunit D — MRIAHLADLHLGFRAYHRVTPRGINVREADVAEAFRRAVARVCDLRPDLVLVAGDIFHTVRPSNTAIAEAFRQFSILTERLPGVPVVMLAGNHDSPRSSDTGNILRLFCEIPGIRVVTEECSHVRLESLDTSVMCMPHNALACDHEASMDPDPASTNNILMLHGTVSGTVAEQKIRYVTEYGGAMVADTSIGPERWSYVALGHYHLVTELAPNMWYAGAIERTSTNIWMETGEKGFLLYDTDRRAAEFHPVETRSTVDLPRLDGRGLSAAELDEGIRAAVEGVAGGIAARIVRLVITDVPRNLVRELNHRRIREWKAEALHFHLDARPPEVRRRIGSGAPIRRQTLQEQVAAYLRGWSPQNPGIERERLVELATSYVDRAGEAV; from the coding sequence GTGAGAATCGCACACCTCGCAGACCTTCACCTGGGCTTCCGCGCCTACCACCGCGTCACCCCGCGGGGGATCAACGTGCGCGAGGCGGACGTTGCCGAAGCCTTCCGCCGCGCCGTGGCGCGCGTGTGCGATCTGCGGCCGGACCTGGTGCTGGTGGCGGGCGACATCTTCCACACGGTGCGCCCCTCCAACACCGCCATCGCCGAGGCGTTCCGCCAGTTCAGCATCCTCACGGAGCGCCTGCCGGGGGTGCCGGTGGTGATGCTCGCGGGGAACCACGACTCCCCCCGCTCGTCGGACACGGGGAACATCCTCCGCCTCTTCTGCGAGATCCCGGGGATCAGGGTGGTGACCGAGGAGTGCAGCCACGTGCGGCTGGAGTCGCTCGACACCTCGGTGATGTGCATGCCGCACAACGCCCTGGCGTGCGACCACGAGGCGTCGATGGACCCCGACCCCGCCTCCACCAACAACATCCTGATGCTGCACGGCACGGTGAGCGGCACCGTGGCCGAGCAGAAGATCCGCTACGTCACCGAGTACGGCGGCGCCATGGTGGCCGACACCAGCATCGGGCCGGAGCGGTGGAGCTACGTGGCGCTGGGGCACTACCACCTGGTGACCGAGCTGGCGCCTAACATGTGGTACGCGGGCGCCATCGAGCGCACGTCCACCAACATCTGGATGGAGACGGGGGAGAAGGGCTTCCTCCTGTACGACACCGACCGCCGCGCGGCCGAGTTCCACCCGGTGGAGACGCGCAGCACCGTCGACCTCCCCCGCCTCGACGGCCGTGGGCTGAGCGCGGCGGAGCTGGACGAGGGGATCCGCGCCGCCGTCGAGGGCGTCGCCGGCGGGATCGCGGCGCGCATCGTACGGCTCGTCATCACCGACGTGCCGCGCAACCTGGTGCGCGAGCTGAACCACCGCCGCATCCGCGAGTGGAAGGCCGAGGCGCTCCACTTCCACCTCGACGCGCGTCCCCCCGAGGTGCGGCGCCGCATCGGCTCCGGCGCGCCCATCCGCAGGCAGACGCTGCAGGAGCAGGTGGCGGCGTACCTGCGCGGCTGGAGCCCGCAGAACCCCGGCATCGAGCGCGAGCGGCTGGTGGAGCTCGCCACCTCGTACGTCGACCGGGCGGGGGAGGCCGTATGA
- a CDS encoding SMC family ATPase — protein sequence MRLVSLKLRNFRQHARTDIAFRPGLTGIIGPNGAGKSTILEAIAWAVYGAAAARGTNDTIRFARAGQGARVEVELQFELGGHEYRVVRTLSKAEVFLDGGVAPVAATLGGATAYLQGRLGMSREEFFNTYFTGQKELAFLATMGPADRGRFLSQVLGYERLRRAQELARLRRNELRTEIRALRAALGDRGEIVAARQGAERRVAEALEALRAAEREAEDARAALKLVAPRWAAAQAARERFRELTHTADAALRDRDAARRDAARAEGELAAVAGAETDLAPLREQLAVLPALTEEGTRLSDLARHAERRKSLVAQIADAVGETQRTVARLAKLDTAPELERRYATELEQLRARRAEVDTELEESKTTWLRDRQDAETKLGGYRDRGAELKEQIRSIKELGADGTCPTCGRPVGADYERLLEELEEQWISVVQDGKWWSSRFDQLKDKPEEVAALEALTHDLSRQVEDRTQKHTRCQAALQEREGLLKERAQREARHAELTAELAATPAGYDAARHKEVEARMRELREVEKRAARLEETARRRADWERDRAEAAAREAAAEARAKAAAAEREALGFSEEAFEASRADYTTADGRARAADLRAATLRGDVNTAEQAFQAARHAEDEYNRRAAEVETQETDLRYHDELDAAYTDLRQELNDQVRPELSEIASAFLAQLTDGRYTAMEIDEGYNIMVLDEGEEKPVISGGEEDVANLVLRLSLSQMIAERAGHPLSLLILDEVFGSLDVARRDNVVQLLHALEGRFEQVILITHIDGIRESLDQVLRVDFDERAATSIVREDNVDGSAEMPETPMAAD from the coding sequence ATGAGGCTCGTTTCCCTCAAGCTGCGCAACTTCCGCCAGCACGCGCGCACGGACATCGCCTTTCGCCCGGGGCTCACCGGCATCATCGGTCCGAACGGGGCGGGAAAGAGCACGATCCTGGAGGCGATCGCCTGGGCCGTGTACGGCGCGGCGGCGGCGCGCGGCACCAACGACACCATCCGCTTCGCGCGCGCGGGGCAGGGCGCGCGGGTGGAGGTGGAGCTGCAGTTCGAGCTGGGCGGCCACGAGTACCGCGTGGTGCGCACGCTCAGCAAGGCGGAGGTCTTCCTGGATGGCGGCGTGGCCCCGGTGGCGGCCACGCTCGGCGGCGCGACGGCGTACTTGCAGGGGCGCCTGGGGATGTCGCGCGAGGAGTTCTTCAACACCTACTTCACGGGGCAGAAGGAGCTCGCCTTCCTCGCCACCATGGGGCCGGCGGACCGCGGGCGCTTCCTCAGCCAGGTGCTGGGATACGAGAGGCTGCGCCGCGCGCAGGAGCTGGCCCGTCTCCGCCGCAACGAGCTGCGCACCGAGATCCGCGCCCTGCGCGCCGCCCTGGGCGACCGTGGCGAGATCGTGGCCGCCCGACAGGGAGCCGAGCGCCGCGTTGCCGAAGCGCTCGAAGCCCTGCGCGCCGCCGAGCGTGAGGCGGAGGACGCCCGCGCCGCGCTCAAGCTGGTCGCACCGCGCTGGGCCGCCGCGCAGGCCGCCCGCGAGCGCTTCCGCGAGCTGACCCACACCGCCGACGCCGCCCTCCGCGACCGCGACGCCGCCCGCCGCGACGCCGCCCGGGCGGAGGGCGAGCTGGCCGCCGTCGCCGGTGCCGAGACGGATCTCGCACCGCTGCGCGAGCAGCTCGCCGTGCTCCCCGCGCTCACCGAGGAGGGCACCCGCCTCTCCGACCTCGCGCGCCACGCCGAGCGCCGCAAGTCGCTCGTGGCGCAGATCGCGGACGCGGTGGGGGAGACGCAGCGCACCGTCGCGCGGCTGGCCAAGCTGGACACCGCCCCCGAGCTGGAGCGCCGCTACGCCACCGAGCTCGAGCAGCTCCGCGCCCGCCGCGCCGAGGTGGACACGGAGCTGGAGGAGAGCAAGACCACCTGGCTGCGCGACCGGCAGGACGCGGAGACCAAGCTCGGCGGCTACCGCGATCGCGGCGCCGAGCTCAAGGAGCAGATCCGCTCCATCAAGGAGCTGGGCGCTGATGGCACGTGCCCCACGTGCGGGCGCCCCGTCGGAGCGGACTACGAACGCCTCCTGGAAGAGCTCGAAGAGCAGTGGATCTCCGTCGTGCAGGACGGAAAGTGGTGGTCGTCGCGCTTCGACCAGCTCAAGGACAAGCCGGAGGAGGTCGCGGCGCTGGAGGCGCTGACGCACGACCTTTCCCGCCAGGTGGAGGACCGCACGCAGAAGCACACCCGCTGCCAGGCCGCCCTCCAGGAGCGCGAGGGGCTGCTCAAGGAGCGCGCCCAGCGCGAGGCCCGGCACGCGGAGCTGACCGCCGAGCTGGCCGCGACTCCCGCCGGCTACGACGCCGCGCGCCACAAGGAGGTTGAGGCGCGCATGCGCGAGCTGCGCGAGGTGGAGAAGCGTGCCGCGCGGCTGGAGGAGACCGCCCGTCGCCGCGCGGACTGGGAGCGCGACCGCGCCGAAGCCGCCGCCCGCGAGGCCGCCGCCGAAGCGCGCGCAAAGGCCGCCGCGGCGGAGCGCGAAGCCCTCGGCTTCTCCGAAGAGGCGTTCGAGGCCTCCCGCGCCGACTACACCACGGCGGACGGCCGCGCCCGCGCCGCCGACCTGCGCGCCGCCACCCTGCGCGGCGACGTGAACACGGCCGAGCAGGCGTTCCAGGCGGCGCGCCACGCGGAGGACGAGTACAACCGCCGCGCGGCCGAGGTGGAGACGCAGGAGACCGACCTCCGCTACCACGACGAGCTGGACGCCGCCTACACCGACCTCCGCCAGGAGCTCAACGATCAGGTGCGCCCGGAGCTCTCCGAGATCGCCTCCGCCTTCCTCGCGCAGCTCACGGACGGGCGCTACACGGCGATGGAGATCGACGAAGGCTACAACATCATGGTGCTGGACGAGGGCGAGGAGAAGCCGGTGATCTCCGGTGGCGAAGAGGACGTCGCCAACCTGGTCCTGCGCCTCTCGCTCTCGCAGATGATCGCGGAGCGCGCCGGCCACCCGCTCTCGCTGCTGATCCTGGACGAGGTGTTCGGATCGCTGGACGTGGCGCGCCGCGACAACGTCGTGCAGCTCCTGCACGCGCTGGAAGGCCGCTTCGAGCAGGTGATCCTGATCACCCACATCGACGGCATCCGCGAGAGCCTGGACCAGGTGCTCCGCGTGGACTTCGACGAGCGCGCCGCCACCTCCATCGTCCGCGAGGACAACGTCGACGGCAGCGCGGAGATGCCGGAAACCCCGATGGCGGCGGACTGA
- the trpE gene encoding anthranilate synthase component I — translation MPLSPTFDEFRAHAREATLVPVSLDFLFDTETAVSAYHKLARPPFGFLLESVVGGETWARYTFLGTQPRGAWKLTGDRIHRWTPAKGWEDTGPSDDPLGDFDRLLRAHVPAQVPGLPRFWGGAVGFFGYDTVRLIERLPAAPPGDLGLPDALFMLTGTVVAVDNLFGRAHSISAVETAGADDKELRRRYDAAAGEVLDIVMRLREGRGPEPLTLAPPAAADPEFESTMTRAEYEDGVRRVQEYIRAGDAFQVVLSQRLTVPLAVPAFDLYRALRTLNPSPYLFYLELDGFQLVGSSPETMVRLEDGRVTVRPIAGTRRRGRDAEEDARLSAELLADTKEQAEHLMLLDLGRNDVGRVARYGTVRVPARMAVERYSHVLHLVSTVEGELRPGLSAVDVFRASFPAGTVSGAPKVRAMEIIDELERSRRGPYAGAAGYFAYGGHAMDTAIAIRTVVAQGGRAHVQAGAGLVADSDPAAEYEETLNKARALLRAIQTTGG, via the coding sequence ATGCCGCTGTCCCCTACGTTCGATGAATTCCGCGCGCACGCACGCGAGGCCACGCTCGTCCCCGTGTCGCTCGACTTCCTGTTCGACACGGAGACGGCGGTCTCGGCCTACCACAAGCTGGCGCGGCCTCCGTTCGGGTTCCTGCTGGAGTCGGTGGTGGGGGGCGAGACGTGGGCGCGGTACACCTTTCTGGGGACGCAGCCGCGTGGCGCGTGGAAGCTGACCGGCGACCGCATCCACCGCTGGACACCCGCAAAGGGGTGGGAAGACACCGGCCCCTCCGACGACCCGCTCGGCGACTTCGACCGCCTCCTGCGCGCGCACGTGCCCGCGCAGGTGCCGGGGCTGCCGCGCTTCTGGGGCGGGGCGGTGGGCTTCTTCGGCTACGACACGGTGCGGCTGATCGAGCGCCTCCCCGCCGCGCCGCCCGGGGACCTGGGGCTGCCGGACGCCCTCTTCATGCTCACCGGCACCGTGGTGGCGGTGGACAACCTCTTCGGCCGCGCGCACTCCATCTCCGCGGTGGAAACGGCGGGGGCGGATGACAAGGAGCTGCGCCGCCGCTACGACGCCGCCGCCGGCGAGGTGCTCGACATCGTCATGCGCCTGCGCGAGGGGCGCGGGCCGGAGCCGCTCACCCTGGCCCCGCCCGCCGCCGCGGACCCGGAGTTCGAGAGCACCATGACGCGCGCCGAGTACGAAGACGGCGTGCGCCGCGTGCAGGAGTACATCCGCGCGGGCGACGCCTTCCAGGTGGTGCTCTCCCAGCGGCTCACCGTGCCGCTCGCCGTGCCCGCTTTTGACCTGTACCGTGCGCTCCGCACCCTCAACCCTTCGCCCTACCTGTTCTACCTGGAGCTGGACGGCTTCCAGCTCGTGGGCTCCTCGCCGGAGACGATGGTGAGGCTGGAGGACGGGCGCGTGACGGTGCGGCCCATCGCCGGCACCCGCCGCCGCGGCCGCGACGCGGAGGAGGACGCGAGGCTGTCGGCGGAGCTGCTGGCGGACACCAAGGAGCAGGCGGAGCACCTGATGCTCCTGGACCTGGGGCGCAACGACGTGGGGCGCGTCGCCCGCTACGGCACCGTGCGCGTGCCGGCGCGCATGGCGGTGGAGCGGTACTCGCACGTCCTCCACCTGGTCTCCACCGTGGAGGGGGAGCTGCGCCCGGGGCTCAGCGCGGTGGACGTCTTCCGCGCCTCCTTTCCCGCGGGAACCGTGAGCGGCGCCCCCAAGGTGCGCGCCATGGAGATCATCGACGAGCTGGAGCGGTCGCGGCGCGGCCCGTACGCGGGCGCGGCCGGCTACTTCGCCTACGGCGGGCACGCCATGGACACCGCCATCGCCATACGCACGGTGGTGGCGCAGGGCGGGCGCGCGCACGTGCAGGCCGGCGCCGGGCTGGTGGCCGACAGCGACCCCGCTGCCGAGTACGAGGAGACCCTCAACAAGGCCCGGGCCCTCCTGCGCGCAATCCAGACCACGGGAGGATGA